From Candidatus Syntrophoarchaeum caldarius, the proteins below share one genomic window:
- a CDS encoding 4Fe-4S ferredoxin, with the protein MEEFFRKIPYPKFEERCTGCESCALSCPIGNITLINSKVNIDEKECIGCMVCIEACRRGVLDYRVQHELIYGVGRRIYRLGSVWTKRCLSGLRTVCKR; encoded by the coding sequence ATGGAAGAGTTCTTCAGGAAGATCCCATATCCGAAGTTTGAAGAGCGCTGCACAGGATGTGAGAGCTGTGCTCTGAGCTGTCCGATAGGAAATATCACGCTAATTAATAGTAAAGTTAATATAGATGAGAAGGAATGTATCGGTTGTATGGTCTGTATCGAAGCATGCAGAAGGGGGGTACTGGATTACAGGGTGCAACACGAGTTGATATATGGAGTTGGGAGGAGAATATATCGGCTGGGAAGTGTGTGGACGAAAAGATGCCTTTCTGGATTGAGAACGGTATGCAAAAGATGA
- a CDS encoding ribonuclease VapC3 → MPDRAILDSGVIAAIFFKEESSDRAEKVAENYELITVDLAIAEVANVAWKRVIFFNESKEVALKALKSSVDFILGVCKVISSQEVIEDAFEIAITDKITIYDSLFIAASEREKAPLLTTDAKLHEKVKSKRSLKLI, encoded by the coding sequence ATGCCAGATAGAGCAATCCTCGATTCAGGTGTTATTGCAGCGATATTCTTCAAGGAAGAATCTTCTGATAGAGCTGAAAAAGTTGCAGAGAATTACGAATTGATAACAGTTGATCTTGCGATCGCCGAAGTGGCAAACGTTGCCTGGAAGAGGGTGATATTCTTCAATGAATCAAAGGAGGTTGCATTAAAAGCACTGAAAAGTAGTGTAGATTTTATTCTTGGTGTGTGCAAGGTCATAAGTTCACAGGAAGTAATCGAGGATGCTTTTGAAATTGCAATCACAGATAAGATCACGATCTACGATTCCCTCTTCATAGCCGCTTCAGAAAGGGAGAAAGCGCCACTTCTAACTACGGATGCAAAGTTACATGAGAAAGTAAAGTCGAAGAGAAGTTTGAAGCTAATATAA
- a CDS encoding YcfA-like protein, which translates to MSRKITPISYTLLLKIFEADGFSIVRIKGDHIIMTKPGVKRPLVIKNSPKRVPVTHIRTNMKTAEMSRERYFQLLEKVK; encoded by the coding sequence ATGAGCAGAAAAATTACGCCTATCTCTTACACCCTTCTTCTAAAGATTTTTGAGGCAGATGGCTTTTCTATTGTGAGGATAAAAGGCGATCACATAATAATGACAAAACCCGGGGTTAAACGTCCCCTGGTAATTAAAAATAGCCCAAAACGTGTGCCTGTAACACATATCCGCACAAATATGAAAACAGCAGAGATGAGTAGGGAACGTTATTTTCAACTTTTAGAAAAGGTGAAATAA
- a CDS encoding membrane-associated protein/domain protein — protein MLILLILLLILFFTLITPLSHADTTCTIGGVAYDYLTLEPLPDTIIEINTTPPQTYVSKDGNYRLNVPEGSYHLTAKHYENNLLEYYTEENITVAGGGDYTLDLIMLPAIEDEFLFDEPDLSDFDDVLIEDESQENQIWLMVPAVIAFIVIITITGWYLLFARSKKIEEGTTEAMIKSEEGDLRPLPDDLLEIVEILKKHDGRMTQKELRKLLPHSESKISLMITDLENRGIVTRVKRGRGNVILLESSQ, from the coding sequence GTGTTGATCCTGTTGATTCTATTGTTGATTCTATTCTTCACACTGATCACACCCCTCTCACATGCTGATACAACCTGCACGATTGGTGGGGTAGCTTACGACTATCTAACACTCGAACCTCTCCCTGATACAATAATAGAGATAAATACAACCCCTCCACAGACCTATGTATCAAAAGACGGGAACTACCGCCTCAATGTACCAGAAGGATCATACCACCTCACTGCGAAACACTATGAAAATAACCTGCTTGAGTACTACACCGAAGAGAACATAACAGTTGCAGGTGGCGGCGATTATACACTCGACCTGATTATGCTACCCGCTATCGAGGATGAGTTCCTCTTTGATGAGCCAGATTTAAGCGATTTCGATGATGTTCTGATCGAGGATGAAAGCCAAGAGAATCAAATATGGCTCATGGTTCCTGCGGTAATCGCCTTTATCGTTATCATTACAATTACAGGGTGGTATCTGCTTTTTGCAAGATCAAAGAAGATAGAAGAGGGTACCACTGAAGCGATGATAAAGTCAGAGGAAGGGGACCTGAGACCTCTTCCAGATGATCTTCTTGAGATCGTCGAGATCCTGAAGAAACATGATGGCAGGATGACTCAGAAAGAGTTACGAAAACTTTTACCGCACTCTGAATCCAAGATAAGCCTTATGATAACTGATCTTGAGAATCGGGGGATTGTGACCCGGGTAAAACGTGGAAGGGGGAACGTTATTCTCTTAGAAAGTTCTCAATGA
- a CDS encoding anthranilate synthase, component II, whose amino-acid sequence MKILFVNNFDSFVWNLVEYVSIFEKDTIVHPNTITLDKVRQINPDKIVISPGPGNPHKPRDVGSSLDIIREFKEIPILGVCMGHQAIAVAWGGKVAHAPTGPVHGKTSFVEHDGKTIFKGISNPLEAGRYHSLIVSELPDCFEVSASFEGMIMGIRHRDYPTEGIQFHPESILTGEGLKIIENFLRE is encoded by the coding sequence GTGAAGATACTATTTGTGAACAACTTCGATTCGTTTGTCTGGAATCTGGTTGAGTATGTCTCAATCTTTGAGAAGGATACAATCGTCCATCCGAATACGATAACACTCGATAAAGTTAGACAGATCAACCCGGACAAGATCGTGATCTCCCCCGGTCCAGGAAATCCACATAAACCGCGGGATGTTGGTTCATCACTTGATATAATCCGTGAGTTTAAGGAGATCCCGATACTTGGTGTCTGTATGGGGCATCAGGCGATCGCGGTTGCATGGGGCGGCAAGGTCGCACACGCACCCACGGGTCCTGTTCATGGTAAGACCTCATTCGTGGAGCATGATGGTAAAACGATCTTTAAAGGTATCTCAAACCCACTTGAGGCTGGGAGATACCACTCTCTCATTGTGAGTGAACTTCCAGATTGCTTTGAGGTTTCTGCAAGCTTTGAGGGAATGATTATGGGGATCAGGCACAGAGATTATCCGACAGAGGGCATCCAGTTCCACCCAGAAAGTATTTTAACAGGAGAAGGCCTGAAGATCATTGAGAACTTTCTAAGAGAATAA
- a CDS encoding restriction endonuclease subunit M, translating into MEREKIETLITKYRELLRSKGRSGIKELSEANVRSDFIDPLFEILGWDISNPEEYDREYSIKSGGRADVALKIDKKPVILLEAKRFGGIPHIDERGDGDWLLEERQAILYAAKEGAKWAILTNFEKFRVFNARTGLTILDIESIYDYTDKIGKLLYLTKDAVVTGRIEKLAAWDERPDIDLEFLELLKNWRIRLANDIYERNMDNEVLKSGDGEPDLERLKDAVQRILDRLIIVRWAEDNLVLEDPNILQRKYNDWKLSPTYNSIVDSLFADRALFDKFNEIHDGKIFERGHICEQVKIGDETLGAIIDEMNQISFRKFDFDILGNTYETYLGHTLYFKDDGTLGLRPSQATRKESGIYYTPRYVVDYIIRNTLGELLKGKTPEEVEKIRVLDPACGSGSFLIKAFDYFKDYYDAENERIREEREKRIREYLRSGGNQLKLDEMNGLEYAAYRDVEKKILENNIFGVDLDRQAAEIASVNLMLKALKPKEKLPLILDENIRVGNSLISGSEEELREYFGESWEDKKPFNWKEAFGEEGFDVVVGNPPWVSFGLRGVGKIERSMDKYFRENYPNSAEYKLSTYAIFMNRAITFLKDGGIFGFIVPDSFLLGRYFSKIRRFILDTAKIREIVLFLEDFWPHGTVGRSVIIILEKEKDEASRLKNKVAVKLSPRLEDIFKGDVKTYSYEQRYFESVLHNRFRLFFDEESKSFVERIEEKGIGLNEIASIYTGVRSKVGQKNIISKEKKGERWYPGLISGSEIGRYWLGYTGYFLHIEPSILWSGGWDPEVVLKEKLLMRQTGDSIVATYDPDKYYHLNNLHSLILENEGYDLRYILAILNSRLMNHYYHLISLELGRTMAQTDIEMIEQLPIYPATPSQQKPIIELVDRMLALNKELNTINTDFDRYVSLYPRVKDSTLKDYIKDLPVSDKEVLKDHYGNPINQIKGKIKAFEIIEEGDWLVFKVGYIFKTSKGKEVLIENVRAFRCRIEDVNLRKFLYYSIKEYVKPGKIGKGNIYERILKIKVPRFAEREEENRKVIDEIMEVYLDEVEKRVELEREIEATDKEIDRMVYELYGLSEEEIRVVEGSK; encoded by the coding sequence ATGGAACGTGAAAAGATCGAGACCCTGATCACTAAATACAGAGAGCTTCTTAGATCTAAGGGAAGATCAGGGATCAAAGAACTGAGTGAGGCGAATGTAAGGTCAGATTTCATCGATCCATTATTTGAGATCCTGGGCTGGGATATATCAAATCCTGAGGAGTATGACAGGGAATACTCGATAAAGAGCGGTGGACGTGCGGACGTTGCCCTGAAGATAGATAAGAAGCCTGTTATCTTACTTGAAGCGAAGCGGTTTGGTGGCATCCCGCACATCGATGAACGGGGTGATGGTGACTGGCTTCTTGAGGAGCGTCAGGCGATTCTTTATGCTGCAAAAGAGGGTGCTAAATGGGCGATTCTCACAAACTTCGAGAAGTTCAGGGTTTTCAATGCAAGAACCGGCCTCACGATTCTTGATATTGAGTCGATCTATGATTACACAGATAAAATTGGTAAGCTCCTCTATTTAACAAAGGATGCGGTTGTAACTGGCAGGATCGAGAAGCTTGCAGCATGGGATGAGAGACCTGATATCGATCTGGAATTTCTGGAACTCCTGAAGAACTGGCGAATCAGACTCGCAAACGATATTTACGAGCGAAACATGGATAACGAGGTTCTAAAAAGTGGAGACGGAGAACCTGACCTTGAAAGATTGAAAGATGCAGTTCAGCGTATTCTCGATCGTTTGATCATCGTAAGGTGGGCAGAGGATAACCTTGTTCTTGAAGATCCAAATATCCTCCAGCGAAAGTACAACGACTGGAAGCTCTCGCCAACATACAATTCTATTGTCGATTCCTTATTTGCAGACAGGGCTCTATTTGATAAGTTCAACGAGATCCACGATGGCAAGATATTCGAGCGTGGGCACATCTGCGAGCAGGTGAAGATCGGTGATGAGACCTTGGGTGCGATCATCGATGAGATGAACCAGATCTCTTTCAGGAAGTTCGATTTCGATATTCTTGGAAATACGTACGAGACATACCTTGGTCACACGCTCTACTTTAAGGATGACGGGACGCTCGGATTGAGACCGAGTCAGGCGACGAGGAAGGAGTCAGGGATATACTACACACCTCGATACGTGGTCGATTACATCATCAGGAATACACTTGGAGAGCTTCTTAAAGGTAAGACGCCAGAAGAGGTTGAGAAGATCCGTGTGCTTGATCCTGCGTGTGGATCTGGCTCATTCCTGATTAAAGCGTTCGATTATTTTAAAGATTACTATGATGCGGAGAATGAACGGATAAGAGAGGAACGGGAGAAAAGGATCAGGGAGTATCTCAGGTCAGGCGGTAATCAGCTCAAGCTCGATGAAATGAACGGGCTTGAGTACGCAGCGTACAGGGACGTTGAGAAGAAGATACTGGAGAATAATATCTTTGGGGTTGATCTCGACCGCCAGGCAGCAGAGATCGCATCTGTGAACCTCATGTTAAAAGCGCTTAAACCAAAGGAGAAGCTCCCTCTGATCCTTGATGAGAATATCAGGGTCGGGAACTCGCTGATCTCAGGAAGTGAGGAGGAGTTAAGAGAATACTTTGGAGAGAGCTGGGAAGATAAGAAGCCGTTCAACTGGAAGGAAGCGTTTGGTGAGGAGGGTTTTGATGTGGTGGTCGGGAATCCGCCGTGGGTAAGTTTTGGGTTACGGGGTGTTGGAAAAATTGAAAGATCAATGGATAAGTATTTTAGAGAGAATTATCCAAATTCAGCAGAATATAAGCTCAGCACGTACGCCATATTTATGAATCGTGCCATTACTTTTCTGAAAGATGGTGGAATCTTTGGCTTTATCGTTCCAGATAGCTTCCTGCTTGGTAGATACTTCTCAAAAATAAGACGATTCATACTTGATACAGCTAAAATAAGAGAGATTGTATTGTTTTTAGAGGACTTCTGGCCCCACGGAACGGTCGGCAGAAGTGTCATCATCATACTGGAGAAAGAAAAAGATGAAGCTTCGAGATTAAAGAATAAGGTTGCTGTAAAGTTATCTCCGAGATTGGAGGATATTTTTAAGGGAGATGTTAAGACATACTCCTATGAGCAGAGATACTTTGAAAGTGTCTTGCATAATCGATTCAGGTTGTTTTTCGATGAGGAATCTAAATCATTTGTGGAGAGAATAGAAGAGAAAGGGATAGGGCTAAACGAGATAGCAAGTATATATACAGGTGTTAGATCAAAGGTAGGGCAGAAAAATATCATCAGTAAGGAGAAGAAGGGTGAAAGGTGGTACCCCGGTTTGATCTCCGGGAGTGAGATTGGAAGGTACTGGCTTGGATATACAGGGTACTTTCTGCACATTGAACCCTCGATTTTATGGAGTGGGGGGTGGGATCCAGAGGTCGTTCTCAAAGAGAAATTGCTGATGCGACAGACTGGTGATAGCATTGTCGCAACCTATGACCCTGATAAGTACTATCATTTGAATAACCTGCACTCTCTCATCCTTGAGAATGAGGGTTATGACCTGAGATACATCTTAGCCATTTTAAACTCAAGGCTCATGAACCATTATTACCACCTTATCAGCCTGGAGCTGGGCAGAACGATGGCACAGACAGACATCGAGATGATTGAGCAGCTCCCAATCTACCCGGCGACCCCATCCCAGCAAAAACCCATCATCGAACTCGTAGATCGAATGCTCGCCCTCAACAAAGAACTAAACACGATAAACACCGACTTCGACCGCTATGTAAGCCTGTATCCACGCGTTAAGGATAGCACGCTCAAAGACTACATCAAAGATTTACCAGTAAGTGATAAAGAAGTCCTGAAAGACCATTACGGCAATCCGATCAATCAGATCAAGGGCAAGATCAAAGCATTTGAGATTATTGAGGAAGGTGATTGGCTTGTATTCAAGGTTGGTTACATCTTCAAAACCAGCAAGGGCAAGGAGGTATTGATCGAGAATGTTCGTGCCTTCAGGTGCAGGATCGAGGACGTTAATTTAAGGAAATTTCTCTACTACAGCATAAAAGAGTATGTGAAACCCGGGAAGATCGGAAAAGGGAATATCTATGAGCGGATCCTGAAGATCAAGGTGCCAAGATTTGCTGAGCGAGAGGAGGAGAACAGGAAAGTTATTGATGAGATCATGGAGGTTTATCTGGATGAGGTCGAGAAGCGGGTGGAGTTGGAGCGTGAGATTGAGGCAACAGATAAGGAGATCGATAGAATGGTTTATGAGCTGTATGGGTTGAGTGAGGAAGAGATAAGGGTGGTGGAGGGATCAAAGTGA
- a CDS encoding anthranilate synthase subunit I, which translates to MFNLSLKEVRAVASASEKPFMLELYTGIKADTTPLKVYIALSCEYGNRYLLESVEKEKKRARFSFLGANPECIVTLNERKIRIEGEKTPLTELLKANLNTVLDENGEIKEGMDLLAALNAIFPAIDYHSGKLFARQAFTGGLIGYIAYDIVYDCWLDIESKYEQKLVPDMKFLVMTASIIFDHREGMIYIVLTPLITPDLDLKTLYSDLEQKATELIRIIEASSTIPELEPTLDNRSDLLPESTSNMSKDEYERSVKIAKKHILDGDIFQVVLSRLRRVKVSSSPLKIYKALRRINPSPYMYLFEFDGISIAGASPETLLTVHEKKVITNPIAGTCPRGRDAREDNELAESMLSDEKECAEHVMLVDLGRNDVRMVSEPGSVRVDDFMSVIRYSHVQHIESTVSGVLRSECTPFDATRAIFPAGTLSGAPKIRAMEIIDKLEKGSRGVYGGGIGYYTWDGDADFAIAIRTIVMRDGVAYIQAGAGIVADSDPEREFYETERKMEAMLRAIATVEA; encoded by the coding sequence ATGTTCAATCTATCACTGAAAGAGGTCAGGGCGGTTGCATCAGCATCTGAAAAACCGTTCATGCTGGAGTTATATACAGGTATAAAAGCTGATACCACCCCTTTGAAGGTTTATATAGCCCTCTCATGTGAGTATGGCAACAGATACCTCCTTGAATCGGTCGAGAAAGAGAAAAAACGTGCGAGGTTTTCGTTCCTGGGGGCAAACCCCGAGTGCATCGTGACACTGAATGAGCGAAAAATCAGGATCGAGGGTGAAAAGACGCCGCTTACCGAGCTGTTGAAAGCAAATCTGAATACAGTTCTCGATGAAAACGGTGAAATAAAGGAGGGCATGGATCTCCTTGCTGCCCTGAATGCGATATTTCCAGCGATAGACTATCATAGCGGGAAGCTATTCGCAAGACAGGCATTCACCGGCGGGTTGATCGGTTATATTGCCTATGATATCGTCTATGATTGCTGGCTTGATATTGAATCAAAGTATGAGCAGAAATTAGTTCCTGATATGAAGTTTCTGGTGATGACAGCAAGCATAATTTTTGATCACAGGGAAGGAATGATCTATATCGTGCTTACACCACTTATTACCCCAGATCTGGATCTTAAAACGCTATATTCCGATCTTGAGCAGAAAGCCACAGAGCTTATCAGGATCATCGAAGCATCCTCAACAATCCCTGAGCTTGAGCCCACACTTGATAACAGGAGTGATCTGCTTCCTGAAAGCACCTCAAATATGAGCAAAGATGAGTATGAGAGGTCTGTAAAGATCGCCAAGAAACACATATTAGATGGGGACATATTTCAGGTTGTTCTCTCACGGTTACGACGTGTGAAGGTCTCATCCTCACCACTAAAGATCTACAAAGCCCTGAGAAGAATAAATCCAAGTCCATACATGTATCTCTTTGAATTTGATGGGATCAGTATCGCTGGAGCAAGCCCTGAGACACTTCTGACTGTGCATGAGAAAAAGGTCATAACAAACCCGATCGCAGGGACGTGTCCGAGAGGAAGAGATGCAAGGGAAGATAATGAACTTGCAGAATCGATGCTTTCTGATGAAAAAGAGTGTGCAGAGCATGTGATGCTCGTCGATCTTGGCAGGAATGATGTGAGGATGGTCTCAGAACCTGGCTCTGTCAGGGTCGATGACTTCATGTCTGTGATTCGCTACTCACACGTTCAGCACATCGAATCCACTGTATCAGGTGTTTTAAGAAGTGAATGCACACCGTTTGATGCAACCCGTGCAATCTTTCCTGCAGGGACATTGTCAGGTGCACCAAAGATCCGTGCGATGGAGATAATCGATAAGCTTGAGAAGGGATCAAGAGGGGTCTATGGTGGTGGGATCGGATACTATACCTGGGATGGGGATGCTGACTTTGCGATTGCGATAAGAACAATCGTGATGCGTGACGGTGTTGCATACATCCAGGCAGGGGCAGGGATTGTCGCAGATTCTGATCCAGAGCGTGAGTTTTATGAGACCGAGCGCAAGATGGAAGCAATGTTGAGGGCGATCGCCACGGTGGAGGCTTGA
- a CDS encoding ornithine carbamoyltransferase, with amino-acid sequence MKGVHHLVSILDLDPEEIYQIVEDAISLKQTRDDGLHISDLQQKSLAMIFEKPSTRTRVSFEVAMTELGGHALYLNWNDLQLGRGEPLSDTARVLSSYVHAIMIRSRKHETILELAKYATVPVINGLSDLEHPCQILADLTTIKEFKGGFEGLKFAWIGDGNNVCNSAILASALVGMEIGVATPPGYEPDFEIINRAIELGGKIIFTNNPSEAAEGADVLYTDVWVSMGDDDEREKRMRDFAGYQIDENLLDLTNKNSIVMHCLPAHRGEEITDGVIEGPHSVIFTQAENRLHAQKALLLKVMG; translated from the coding sequence ATGAAAGGCGTACACCACCTTGTTTCTATCCTCGACCTTGATCCAGAGGAGATATACCAGATCGTGGAGGATGCAATCTCACTTAAGCAGACCCGTGATGACGGTCTTCATATCAGCGACCTGCAGCAGAAGAGTCTTGCCATGATCTTTGAGAAGCCCTCCACACGCACAAGGGTCTCATTTGAGGTTGCGATGACCGAACTTGGTGGACATGCACTATATCTAAACTGGAACGACCTGCAGCTTGGGCGTGGTGAGCCGCTCTCGGATACCGCCCGTGTTCTATCATCCTACGTCCATGCGATAATGATACGTTCAAGAAAGCACGAGACGATTCTTGAGCTTGCAAAATATGCAACCGTGCCTGTAATAAATGGATTGAGCGATCTGGAGCATCCATGCCAGATTCTGGCGGATCTTACAACGATAAAAGAATTCAAGGGTGGCTTTGAAGGTTTGAAGTTTGCATGGATCGGGGATGGAAACAACGTCTGCAACTCAGCGATACTCGCATCAGCTCTTGTCGGGATGGAGATCGGGGTCGCGACACCTCCTGGGTATGAACCAGACTTCGAGATCATCAATCGAGCAATCGAGCTTGGCGGTAAGATCATCTTCACAAACAACCCCTCAGAAGCAGCAGAAGGTGCAGATGTGCTTTATACTGATGTCTGGGTCTCGATGGGCGATGACGATGAACGGGAAAAACGGATGCGGGATTTTGCAGGATACCAGATCGATGAAAACCTTCTTGATCTCACGAATAAGAACTCGATTGTCATGCACTGTCTTCCTGCACATCGGGGCGAGGAGATCACAGATGGGGTGATTGAAGGTCCGCATTCTGTCATATTCACTCAGGCTGAGAACAGGCTTCATGCCCAGAAAGCGCTTCTTTTGAAGGTTATGGGATGA
- a CDS encoding DGC domain containing protein: MKRVLLEIRKCVDSCEVCNSIEKRIRDTIEELDYRHIWVSTSRFDHETETPHPIIFVDGEIWKMGNLSQRDITKGLREIVYGRKGTAIPRNIAIIACSGCEVGEDEIKKAVDVAERYKDLIVHLELPGRLDDLSEAELEKVRESLDRMKMQPGRRFISVDGCDSICATRLIELAGIEPTETIKIKEGWEDELLEVILDIIKNYCDCPLYENLDPACNTCPMSKVCFTLKRVEFAITDSIDQGKTDIFITPEKEEEKEV, from the coding sequence ATGAAACGTGTTCTGCTTGAGATTCGAAAGTGCGTGGATTCGTGCGAGGTCTGCAATAGCATTGAGAAGCGGATTCGCGATACGATCGAGGAGTTGGATTACAGGCATATATGGGTAAGTACCAGCAGGTTTGACCACGAAACAGAGACACCGCATCCAATTATTTTCGTCGATGGTGAGATCTGGAAGATGGGTAATTTGAGCCAGCGGGATATCACAAAAGGACTGCGAGAGATTGTATATGGGCGCAAAGGAACCGCCATCCCACGAAATATTGCAATTATTGCATGCAGCGGGTGTGAAGTTGGCGAGGATGAGATTAAAAAAGCGGTGGATGTAGCAGAGCGTTATAAAGATCTGATCGTTCATCTTGAACTTCCAGGAAGACTGGATGATCTTTCAGAAGCTGAGCTTGAAAAGGTCAGGGAGTCGCTCGATAGGATGAAGATGCAGCCTGGCAGACGATTTATCTCGGTTGATGGATGTGATTCTATCTGTGCAACACGGTTAATTGAGCTTGCTGGAATCGAGCCAACAGAAACGATCAAGATTAAAGAGGGATGGGAGGATGAGCTTCTTGAAGTGATCCTCGATATCATAAAGAACTACTGCGACTGCCCACTCTATGAAAACCTCGATCCTGCCTGCAATACCTGCCCGATGTCGAAGGTCTGCTTCACACTGAAACGGGTTGAATTTGCGATCACCGACAGTATTGATCAGGGCAAAACAGATATTTTTATAACTCCTGAAAAAGAGGAAGAAAAAGAGGTATAA
- a CDS encoding Adenosine specific kinase has translation MVEYERIRLENPDEQYQVIVGQGNFSIFACDDIFRLLLTTVPGIKCAVAMNEAVPRLTRVTGNDEILKELAAKNASLIGAGHVFVIMMEGAFPINVLGALKSHPAVVTLYVATANPVEIILAKTDLGSAVIGAVDGASATRIETEEERRERRELCEKLGYRLD, from the coding sequence ATGGTTGAGTATGAGAGAATTAGGTTGGAGAATCCAGATGAACAATATCAGGTGATTGTTGGGCAGGGAAACTTCTCAATCTTTGCCTGCGATGATATCTTCCGCCTGCTTCTGACGACTGTACCCGGGATCAAATGTGCTGTTGCGATGAATGAGGCAGTTCCACGACTTACAAGGGTTACAGGAAACGACGAGATACTTAAAGAGCTTGCAGCAAAGAACGCATCTTTGATCGGAGCTGGACATGTATTTGTAATCATGATGGAGGGTGCTTTTCCGATAAATGTACTGGGGGCACTCAAAAGCCATCCTGCGGTTGTAACGCTATATGTTGCGACCGCAAACCCAGTTGAGATTATTCTGGCAAAAACAGATCTCGGATCTGCGGTCATTGGCGCGGTCGATGGTGCTTCTGCGACACGTATCGAGACAGAGGAAGAGCGGCGTGAAAGGAGAGAACTCTGTGAGAAGCTTGGATACAGGCTTGACTGA